In Poecile atricapillus isolate bPoeAtr1 chromosome 1, bPoeAtr1.hap1, whole genome shotgun sequence, the sequence GCTATAGTATTTATGTTATAGTATAACCTTGATATCTTCTAAGTCTGGGcttatttaaaagaatattttaaaactggTTCTTTGCATCCTGGTTTTGTCTCTGGTTCATTGTTGAATTCACATGTTTAAACTTCACATTCTTCCACATccccctgaaaaaaaattgtgggcTCAGTTTAATTTCTTAAAGAATCATGAAGATGGGGATACAATCTGTTCATATGCCAACTACTACAGAACTTAAATTGTTACTACAGAACTCAGGGCTCCACTGAGGTAGTGGACAGGGACTATGTAATGTGGATTTAGGtagattttaaaataccatATGTGTAAGCTTCATGCAGTTATCAGAGGATGGTCTCATTCTTCTGTTAAGTTCTGCTTTATATACAGGATGTTTTACAGGTGAGTTAGGTGATCACTTCATTTAGTGTACCAGAATATTTGGGGATTATGTTGAGAGATGTGAGCTAACTAGCCATGGCATGGAGAAAATGCAGTGGGGATTTGAGGGTGTGGAGCCTTTATGAAGAACACTTCTGCTTGCCTCATATTTTGCAGATTGATTTAATATTCAGTTTAAAACCTGGTGTTTTTAATTATCCAGTGTCAAAATATGTAAGCCATTTAAGGCAAGGACTGCCTCTTTGTATGGCATCTGACATGATGGGACACCTGTTCCTGACGCAAGTAAGTGCACGtgcattttgtttcttgttcagttttgcattttttccccctctacaTTTGGAAGTGGTGTAGTAATACCTGTGGTACTTTATGATTACCCAAATGGTTCTGGATTGCTTGGATTCAGGCAACATAATTTGTTGCATTCAAGAATGCAGAGGTTGCTTGGTTTTTACTGTTCAAATTTGTCCTTTCAGAGATAAATGGCACCATCCATCCAGCTGTTCATTTTTAGCTAAATGTTGCATTCAACCACCAGAAGAGAAATTTGATTCTAGTTAAGATAACTGGTAAAAGCCCCTAAGAGAAGTAACTAAAATAGGTTGCCACTTGTCCCTTCAGGATTTATGTTTTATAGAAAGGAGTATTGATTTTTTCCTAAATCAATTGTGTGAGACTCTAGGGAGATTAGACCAGAGTAGGCACTGGTGTCACCTTTAACTGCTGTGCAAACTGTAACTGTCCCTTTCAAGCCACAGTGGCAATGTTTACTGCCTTGTATTGTCAGTTGAGCCTTGCTGGTTGTGTCTTTGGTTTGCTCATGGAAGAGTCCAGTTTGCTTTATTGCACAAGTCTTTGCAACAAAGGGGAGGATCTCTTTGGGAGCATCTCTTTGGTTTGGATCTTCAGGGTTATTGATGCAAGCTATGGAACTTCTGGAACTGAGCAGATAATTTTATTCCAACATTTATTGTTCTAAACAGGCCAGAAGGAAAGGATTATGCTCTGCACTGGCTGATTTTGGGAACACACACGTCTGATGAGCAGAACCACCTGGTTGTTGCCAGAGTCCAGATTCCCAACAATGAAAGTTTGATGCTTTGCAGTCTGACAGTGAGAAAGGAGGTGAGAATGCAGAATTCTTAGGTTCTGTTTGAGCAGTAGCATTACTGCTTTCAGTTGTTCTGATAATAATATTCTAACTTTCTGTTAAATACAAAAGTGGACATATATTTACCAGTCCACACTAATTCTAGACACCTTAAAAGAGGAaactttttgtttcagaagagCGTAGGTAACATTGATATGCAGTCCCTACTAGAATTTCTACCAAGTCTCAGTGTTGGTGAAGACTGGTAAACATCTACCTCAAATAAAGACTAAAGTTCTGGAAGAGGATTCCAAATATCAAAAGTTTTAATGCTACTGTGTTACATGGTGTGAGTCTTTGCTAGTCTTTGCTTGTGTTTAATAAGGTGCTACCACTGTTCCTTGGGGTAGGGAAGATGCTGTGAAATGCTGTTTCAGTAGTCTAAAATAATGGATGGGATAAACTGACATTTTTCTGACAATTGTAGGATTTGGGGGCTTTGGATCTGTGACTGGCAAAATTGAGATGGAGATTAAAATTAACCATGAGGGTGAAGTGAACCATGCCTGTTACATGCTGCAGAATCCCTGCATCATTGTGACAAAAACACCATCTGCTGATGTGCTGATGTTTGTCTACTCTGAACATCCTTCAAAGCCAGGTGAGTCTGACTCCTTGGAGCTAAGCAAAATGCCTCTTGTTAAAGAGGGGTAAACTTGTGTTTAACTGTGACTGGGAAAGGTTTGCTGGGCTCTGGCACGCAAAGGAGAAGGCCCGTATCATCAATGACTTTAACTGCCTGGTTAGGTTCACTTTTGTGAAAGAATCTTGGTAGAAGCAGCACTCTCTGAAGAGGTTCATGTATAAAATACAATTATTGCAACAGGAACGAAGTTCTTGGGTGATAGTGATGCTCCTATGGATTGATGTGCAAGGAGATGCTAAATGAAAGGCATTTCCTGTCTTTCAGACCCAAGTGGAGAATGTAATCCTGACCTTAAATTAAAAGGATACCAGAAGGAAGGCTATGGCTTATCATGGAACTCAAATTTGAGTGGACATCTTCTCAGTGCATCAAATGATCATGTAAAAACCACATCTTTTCCCCTGTTTAAAAAAGCCTAATTTATGCTGTAGTAGAAAATTGGAGAAAATCTGTCCTAGTGCAGCTGTGTATTGTTATGTGGGGAAGCTCTCACATATTGTAATTACATTTCTAAAGGCTGTCAGTTTTCAGCTTTAGGCTGTAATCAACCATGAGTCCTTTTTAAGGTTCTTGATGTAAAAACAGAATGTTTTTATAGTTGTCTGCTGGAGGAAACCCTTTCAACTGGATTGGGTCAAGACCATAAATCAGTAAGACTCTCAAAGATCAATAACTAATAGCTTATAAATTTCTTTGTGGACTTTAAAAGTGTAAATTGCTTTTGTGACCTTCTAAACAATCCTTGGGCCTTGAAGGAGAAAACTGACAACTTAGCTCTCATTTATGGCATAATAAGTGttctttttcaaaagcaaagaaCTGCTTCAGGAGTGTCATGTCTTTATATGTGGAGTGTGAttgattatttatttgaaaGATGATACAATCAGAGTCTGCATTTCAATAGAATGTGGCTTATTTACAGACAGTGTGTTTATGGGATGTAAGTGCTGGACCCAAAGAGGGCAAGATTGTTGATGCAAAACCTGTTTTTACTGGGCACTCTGCAGTAGTGGAAGATGTGGCATGGCACCTGCACCATGAGTCTCTATTTGGATCTGTGGCAGATGATCAGAAGCTTATGATGTAAGTTAGGAGATTTTTGGGTAGGgcctgctgtgtcctgctgatGCCTTTTTTCAACCTAGGAATGAAACAACACACACTTTCGAGATAATATTATAATGAGATGAAATATAAAAGTGGATCTTTATTAGAGGCCTCCAGTGCTGTTCCATAAGAAGAATGCCCACAAAAGCCCATACCCTACAAGGGTGCATACAGTTTTTATAAGTTTAGTAAATTAGCATAATTGACAAAAAAGCACCAATTAGGATGACAAGTGCTGATGCAATTACCCCCGAGGTCAAGCCCCTTCTCTGCAGCACCCACCCACCCCTTGGTACTGGCTGTActttgtttatgaaaatgtgTCTCGATGAGCTGTTTTCAACCTTGGTAGCCAGGGAGAACCAAGATAGGATAGGGGCCCTTGGAatatgttttgtctttctgtctaGGGAAAGGGCATGGAAAACTACTAGGAAAACTAGCCACAAATAGATTATGCTACAAATTTAGGTGTAAAGAATACAgagaatatataaaagaaaaaaaggtaaaaaccaAAATATCATTGCTGCCAGTGGATCTAGTTCACAGCACTTGAATAAAAAAAGGTCTGAAATTTGGAGTGATTTTATGTAGCTCTTTATGTCAATCAGCTACAGTGATGGTGCAGATTCACTGAAATCTACATGTCATTTAATGTGCACAGCACTTGAAAAGAAGATGTAACTAATATTTGTGTCAGCTTCCTGGTGCAATCTGTTCATGTACAACAAACACGAGTAACTGATGGTTTTGGAATGAAAGCTGTGGCTTCAGAGTTGAGTTCAGTAGTAAAAGCTGTAGTGAAAAAGAACTTCCTATAAAATCTTaagtttgtttgctttccctctttcctccctTGCCCATACCCTTCgctgccacagctgggacacaAGATCTAATACCACGTCCAAGCTGAGTCACTCAGTAGATGCTCACAGAACCGAGGTCAACTGTCTGTCCTTCAATCCTTACAGCAAGTTCATTATGGCAACTGGCTCTGCTGACAAGGTTTTCACTTGAGTATACTTTACATTCCTAAGTGGTGTGGATGAAAGCTGTTACAGTAAAACCAAATTCTTGTTGCTTGTGTCTCCCAGATGGTGGCTCTGTGGGATCTTTGGAACTTAAAGCTGAAACTCCATTCTTTTGAGTCTCATAAGGATGAGATTTTTCAGGTGGGTAAACTAGCAGCCTGTAGAAAAGAGTACTGACTTGGACAAGAACATGTAAATTTGTGTTCTTGCAACACAAATAACTCTGTTGAACCAAATTTCACTATGTTGATTTTGACAATTACAGACAGTACCATGTAGTTTATTTCTGCCTTTCCCCACTTGACTTTGAAGCAAGTAGTCAACAACTTAGTGCTAAAAAGATACTGTGTGTTCACAAATACCTTAAGTACAAGTAGAAGGTTTCTCTAAAATAACATGCTGTAGGGAGGATTTGGATTCAAACCTAATTTTGTGAACTCTGCCTATTTAATTAGGTGCAAGTAACAGTGATTTTTAGACAAATTCCACAGTAGTGAAATAATGTTGTCTGTTCAGTATGAGAAATCTTAAGAgtaaagcaggttttttttgagCTACTGGATATCTTCTGTGCTGGAAGAAACGGATTTACATAGTATAGTTAAAAATTTGGGTCCAGGGTGCTGGTAATTCAGGATATGCTTTAGAAATCGGTAACTGCTCCactgaaattgttttctttcaataGGTTCACTGGTCTCCTCATAATGAAACCATTCTTGCTTCAAGTGGTACCAATCGTCACCTTAATGTATGAGATCTAAGGTGAGGAGCAATTCCTTTTGCTAGTATATATGAGCAGATGGTTAAAAAAAGGGCTGCAGGCCTGCATTATTTGGCAGGTTTAATTTGTGCTGTTCTCTAGCTTTCCTTGCTTACCTCAGGCCTGGTCTGTTGGGTATAAATAGAAACAGCACAGTATATGTAAAGTTACTTCTCCATCAGGATTTCTTGCTAATAGCATTGTTTTCTGTTGTCCACTTGTTGCATAGATTCAAAAGACAAAACTTGCAACAGTGTTAAAGTGATTGGATAAAAAGTAGTTCTTTAGTGAAAGCTTTTGGGCTATATGTGTGACAAagaatttctgcaatttttaaaaggttaatTAATTAGTTTGTCTAGCAGGGACATCCAATAGGAGATCAACTGGCCCAGTAAAACACCCTTGGGTCTCCTCCTTTGGAGTTAGTCCAGGGGTTTCTTTGCCCTATTTCTTGTTATGTCTCTCAACTTCTGTTGGAAAACAAGATGTCCTTGTCAGAAATTCTGTTGTTAAGACTAAACAGAATTTCAGGAATGTGTTAGGTTATTCTAATTATTCTAAAATGTGAGGGCAGAAAAAGTACTAGAAATCCTACAACTATATATTAAAAATCTACAAAGCTACAAATGTGAAAAAGGCTAAAAATCTTTAGGCATCACATCAGTAAGTGATTTTTTGCCTCCATGTGCTTCATAATTTAAGATTCCATTTCAGTAATGACAGTGCCAGACAGCTGATGTTTTACACCTGGTACTTAGATATTTCACAGTGAGAAACACCAATTGCAAATATGGGAAACAAAGGCCAGGAACTGTTCAGTTAAGCTGACAGAgtcattttaataaaaagtgtaaactactttcttacagtaaaattGGAGAAGAGCAGTCTGCAGAGGATGCAGAAGATGGGCCTCCTGAGCTGCTGGTACCCTTTTGTTCAGGTTTCAGTGTGCTGACATGCTGTGTGGCAGTGAGATGTCACTGTGCTGCTAAAACCAAAGCTATTCATAAATTTTTTCACCTCCCTGGTTTCCAGTCCATTGCTTTAATTTTCTGTAGGCTTCCTCTCTTCAGTTCTGAAGGTTTCCCCATTTCTTGTGTGACTGCAAGTGCTCTTAGAGATAATCAGAATGAAATATGGTTGGATTTCATAGCCCAGCCCTGTGTGGAGACCATTTTGAGGATGTCAGTTGTTGCTGTAATAATAGGAACTGTTACCTCAAATGCTGTCTCAGGAACTGCATCTGTGTCCATAAGCAGCGAATGGGAAGCAGCTGAACACACACCTTCCTTATGTCTCTTGTGAATCTCTAGCAGCAAGTTTTGCTTTTGGGTGGTTGTTAGCATGATGAATTTAACTTAAGAATCCTGGGTTTTAACAGATTTCTCTAGAGTTGAAATGGCTTACTGaatcttgtgggtttttttttaacagtttatTCATGGAGGACACACTGCCAAAACTTCAGACTTCAGTTGGAATCCTAATGAGCCTTGGGTAATCTGTTCTGTATCAGAGGACAACATAATGCAGATATGGCAGATGGTGAGTGTCACAACAGCTCTAGAGTTACTCTGAAGCTTGTTGTATAAATGAAACTGAAAAGGCTTGTTCTTCTTAGGGGAGCTTGTGCCTTCAAGGACTGAAAGTTGTCTGTGCTGTACATTTCTTGATCTAATCAAAAAGTGTAagactttaaaaagaaagactAAAACAACTTGAATAAAAGTAACTGTTAGTTAATTATTGATTCCAAGTCCTAGGTACTAACTTATACTAAGATTTATTCTTAATAAAGCAGTTGCAAAATTATATCCAATATTAGCCAAGACTTACTCTTGCCCCACACTCTCCCCTATATGTTGGCTGTAAAGCAGGATGCCTTTTAAATCCCTAGTTAGCTCCTATTACTTTACATTACAGGAAATGCATCAGCTATCTTAGAAATGTGGAATAAAGTAAAATGGGGATAAGCTAAGTTTAAAAACTCTAACGGACTTAAATATATGTTACAGGTCaggcttctttttttattacctGTTCTTGGTTTGTGTATTTAGACTGGGGTTGAAATAATTGCAAATAAAATACTCATAATAGGTTAAatggctgctgcttttgctgttgAAATGGAGCAATGCAAGAAGGCAACTGCCAAAATGTAGCCACTCTGTATACATTCCTAAATTTGGCAGCTCTTTAAGAAAGGGCAGGGAGATCATCCCTTTACGGAGGGGATGATGGCTGTGCCACCTTGGTGACCTTGGTGTTATCAAGGTGTTTTTCTATATGAAGTGTAGAAGattgtttaaaaacaattgtGTGTATCACTTGTAATGTaatgttttctgtctttagGCAGAAAACATTTACAACGATGAAGAACCAGATacaacagcagctgaactggAAGCTCAAGGAATGTAACTTTTCTTAAAGGAACCACTGGGAATGACATAGTAATATAATTTGACTACTGTATACATAAAATAAAGCCCTGAAAGAAACCCCTCCAACACCAGAAGCATTACATCAAAACAAGAATATTCCTAATTGGATTATGCAAAAAAGCTTGTATAATCAAGTTGTCATGGGATACCCCTGGTTCTTTGGGCACTTTGAGCTGTTGTATACTGTACAGCAATTAGCTTcagagaaaatgagaatgaCTTAATACCTgtctatatttttaaataaactcaGTGCGTTCCTGTAAATAAAATGGTCAAATCCTCACTCTTCACACATAGAAactgtatatttaaaaaaaaaaaaccctttttattaATATGTAAAAAGAGCTTTTCACTTTTGCATACCATTTCTGGATTGGTTTtgcataaataaaatacattaagaaaaaaGTTTGTTGTGTCTAATATCCACTGGCATAAGTTGACTGCCTTCTTGCATTCAATAATAGAATAGAATTGAATTGCTGCCTGGTGCTAAAgttatgtattttttaagttATACTTAGCCCACAGTTAAAGGTCTGGGAAGATTAGAGTTGTCttcatgcaaaaaaaacccctgactTCTTCACAAAGGGAATGGGTATAGGAGGTTTAGGGAATCCATGGGGAGACCCAGCAGATCTTTAAAGTTCAAGTATAAATTTTGAGCTGGCTCAAGTAACTTCTTTGTGTTTGGGTGATTAGTGGttggattttatttgttttggtggATTTTGTTAGGGTGgtgtgaggggtttttttgtgttgtggTAAAAGCACTGTCCTTTAtcattttcttaaatgccaaggAGCCAGTGCCCTCTCAGTGAATTGTGTTTGGTTAGTCCTATTGCATTTTTCACTTGAGTAAGGCAATTGGGAAGTTGCCTGAAATACATTAGTGTCTGAACAAATAAAAGACAAACACACATTTTGCTTCTAAACCTCAGACTGACTGAAAAGCTCAAGAACTTTCCCTGTATAGAAGCAAAATTCTTTCATATTTATCATGGATCTACCGACAGGTGATGGATTCTGTTGGGAGCTGTCAGACAAATCTAAGTGTCTAAGTGGAGTTTATAGCTCTTAGCTACTTAAGAccttaattaaattaattgctgGCTCTCCTAATCTTTCTGCTCAAGCtgtaaaaaaaagagatgaCAGTGGTGATTGATACTGAAAATGTGATACCTTGCTCTCCTCTCCACTGGAACTGTAACAAGCTAGTAGATTACTGGGCTCAAGCTGTATCTGAAGGTGCctgtgctggctctggctgggatgg encodes:
- the RBBP7 gene encoding LOW QUALITY PROTEIN: histone-binding protein RBBP7 (The sequence of the model RefSeq protein was modified relative to this genomic sequence to represent the inferred CDS: inserted 1 base in 1 codon; substituted 1 base at 1 genomic stop codon) → MAHALEWPSLTVRWLPDVTRPEGKDYALHWLILGTHTSDEQNHLVVARVQIPNNEXFDALQSDSEKGGFGGFGSVTGKIEMEIKINHEGEVNHACYMLQNPCIIVTKTPSADVLMFVYSEHPSKPDPSGECNPDLKLKGYQKEGYGLSWNSNLSGHLLSASNDHTVCLWDVSAGPKEGKIVDAKPVFTGHSAVVEDVAWHLHHESLFGSVADDQKLMIWDTRSNTTSKLSHSVDAHRTEVNCLSFNPYSKFIMATGSADKMVALWDLWNLKLKLHSFESHKDEIFQVHWSPHNETILASSGTNRHLNVXDLSKIGEEQSAEDAEDGPPELLFIHGGHTAKTSDFSWNPNEPWVICSVSEDNIMQIWQMAENIYNDEEPDTTAAELEAQGM